A single Burkholderia savannae DNA region contains:
- a CDS encoding Ldh family oxidoreductase translates to MKLLIESAHQFAFDILTRLDVPDDIANDVAEHLVESDRCGYASHGISILPNYRRAIETANVDPTGRAECVLDRDTLMVFNGHRGFGQHVGKTVMRAAIERVRDHGHCIVTLRHSHHLGRMGHYGEMVAGNGFVLLSFTNVTNRPPVVAPYGGRIARLTTNPLCFAGPMPNGRPPMVVDIATSAIAINKARVLAERGEPAPENSIIDKNGNPTTDASVMFAEDPGALLPFGAHKGYALGLVAELLAGVLSGGGTIQPENPRGGVATNNLFGILINPELDLGLSWQAGEIEAFLRYLHDTPTAPGFDRVQYPGEYEAANRARAATHIDIAPTIWSHLTRLGQSLKVEVPSV, encoded by the coding sequence ATGAAACTTCTGATCGAATCCGCGCACCAATTTGCGTTCGACATCCTGACCCGGCTCGACGTGCCAGATGACATCGCCAACGATGTCGCCGAACATCTCGTCGAATCGGACCGCTGTGGCTACGCCAGTCACGGCATCTCTATCCTGCCGAACTACCGCCGGGCAATCGAGACGGCGAACGTTGATCCGACAGGCCGCGCCGAATGCGTACTCGACCGCGATACGCTGATGGTGTTTAATGGCCACCGCGGGTTCGGTCAGCATGTCGGCAAAACCGTGATGCGGGCAGCCATCGAACGTGTGCGCGATCACGGCCACTGTATAGTGACGCTACGCCATTCACACCATCTGGGACGCATGGGGCACTACGGAGAGATGGTCGCCGGCAACGGTTTCGTGCTTCTCAGCTTTACGAACGTCACGAACCGCCCGCCCGTCGTCGCGCCATACGGCGGCCGCATCGCAAGGCTGACGACAAATCCCCTCTGCTTTGCCGGCCCGATGCCGAACGGGCGCCCGCCGATGGTCGTCGATATCGCGACGAGCGCAATCGCAATCAACAAGGCGCGTGTGCTCGCCGAGCGCGGTGAGCCAGCACCCGAGAATAGCATCATTGACAAGAACGGCAACCCGACGACGGACGCGTCCGTGATGTTCGCGGAGGATCCCGGCGCGCTGTTACCGTTCGGCGCACACAAGGGCTATGCGCTCGGCCTGGTCGCGGAATTGCTGGCAGGGGTCCTGTCGGGTGGCGGCACAATTCAACCGGAGAATCCGCGCGGCGGCGTTGCGACGAACAATCTGTTCGGAATATTGATCAACCCCGAACTCGATCTCGGCCTGAGCTGGCAGGCTGGTGAAATCGAGGCATTTCTGCGGTATCTGCACGATACGCCAACGGCGCCGGGCTTCGATCGGGTTCAGTATCCCGGCGAGTACGAGGCGGCGAATCGCGCTCGCGCGGCGACCCACATCGACATTGCCCCAACGATTTGGTCACATCTGACGAGACTCGGCCAGTCGCTCAAAGTCGAGGTGCCAAGCGTGTAA
- a CDS encoding YadA family autotransporter adhesin — protein sequence MEASGWFRKRVKQFAVHRARHDRAGASWPEIRFVDIVSGKNGWSGIRSASVCATLCASVGFAYAMPVSHGISKNDNYNISMGEIENNIRKMKDSLVDDDYLKIIEWYSKIVNDVESELEIKQSSIKEHLDVTKGYLSKIEGYSSNISPESTGKSDNELFGSGRDEFEGEWEDAVAPDWISSAKAERPIALGADAAASGVDSVALGAGSQATRDNTVSVEQAGGERQIVHVAPGTEGTDAVNVNQLNSALKTITVQSERRFGELQRQIDATARSAYAGVAAATALTMIPDVDRNKTLSIGIGVGSYKGYHAMALGGTAWLSSNLKVRTGIGLSSEGKTIGVGMSWLQ from the coding sequence ATGGAAGCATCGGGGTGGTTTCGGAAGCGGGTGAAACAGTTCGCGGTGCATCGCGCGCGGCATGATCGGGCTGGTGCATCCTGGCCAGAAATCCGGTTCGTCGATATCGTGAGTGGGAAAAATGGCTGGAGCGGAATTCGATCAGCAAGTGTGTGCGCTACTTTGTGCGCGTCGGTCGGTTTCGCATATGCAATGCCTGTTTCGCACGGTATTTCGAAAAATGACAATTATAATATATCTATGGGTGAAATTGAGAATAATATACGGAAAATGAAGGACAGTCTCGTAGATGATGATTATTTGAAAATCATTGAGTGGTATTCGAAAATCGTTAACGACGTTGAGAGTGAACTCGAGATCAAACAGAGCTCTATTAAGGAGCATCTAGACGTTACTAAAGGCTATCTGAGCAAAATTGAGGGCTATTCGAGCAATATTTCGCCCGAATCGACCGGGAAATCAGACAACGAATTGTTCGGCAGCGGACGCGATGAGTTCGAGGGGGAATGGGAAGATGCGGTTGCGCCCGATTGGATCTCGAGCGCGAAAGCCGAAAGGCCGATTGCGCTGGGCGCGGATGCCGCCGCCTCGGGCGTCGACTCAGTCGCACTGGGGGCAGGCTCGCAGGCGACGCGAGACAACACGGTGTCGGTCGAACAAGCCGGCGGCGAACGCCAGATCGTGCATGTTGCGCCAGGTACAGAAGGAACAGATGCGGTAAATGTGAACCAGCTCAATTCGGCATTAAAGACAATAACGGTTCAATCGGAACGCCGCTTCGGCGAATTGCAGCGGCAGATCGATGCTACCGCACGTAGTGCATACGCGGGCGTGGCTGCCGCGACTGCGTTGACGATGATCCCCGACGTCGACAGGAACAAGACGTTGTCGATCGGCATTGGTGTGGGTTCCTACAAAGGTTACCATGCGATGGCGCTTGGAGGCACAGCATGGCTCTCGAGCAATCTGAAGGTCCGGACAGGGATCGGGTTGAGCTCGGAAGGAAAGACGATAGGCGTTGGGATGAGTTGGCTACAGTGA
- a CDS encoding N-acetylmuramoyl-L-alanine amidase has protein sequence MSKQRQAPRNGTANAERRHFLARAPLFAAGTLALPAVTAYAAGEDARNARYAIDKSISSPNQDSRVRTLVLHYTAQSLARSVALLTDPARPVSTHYLVPDAADDGKRFGVYELVPESGRAWHAGVSYWQGERLLNASSIGIEIVNIGFPEDDEHIPLMKRRWSPYPSAQIVVIGELAADIVARHQIPPHRVVGHADITPGRKVDPGPRFPWKVLYEQYGVGAWPDAEAVEYYRNRRPFDWNFSELQAKLLAYGYDTPQSGIFDAQTKDVVTAFQMHFRPTQYDGFPDTETVAILDALLEKYFGRDNPRLRDTMAPEPKSGDHPLAGNSQDAGPAA, from the coding sequence ATGAGCAAACAACGTCAAGCGCCACGCAATGGCACCGCTAACGCGGAACGGCGCCATTTCCTTGCGCGCGCTCCGCTATTCGCCGCAGGCACGCTCGCGTTGCCCGCGGTCACTGCATATGCTGCTGGTGAGGACGCACGCAATGCACGTTACGCGATCGACAAGTCAATCTCGTCGCCGAATCAGGACTCGCGCGTACGCACGCTCGTGCTGCATTACACCGCACAATCGCTCGCGCGCTCCGTCGCGCTGCTGACAGATCCGGCGCGGCCGGTGAGCACGCACTATCTCGTGCCCGATGCGGCCGATGACGGCAAGCGCTTCGGTGTCTATGAACTCGTGCCGGAATCTGGCCGCGCGTGGCACGCCGGCGTCAGCTATTGGCAAGGCGAGCGACTGCTGAACGCGAGTTCCATCGGCATCGAGATCGTTAATATCGGATTCCCGGAAGATGATGAACATATCCCGCTGATGAAGCGGCGATGGTCTCCATATCCCAGCGCGCAGATTGTGGTGATCGGAGAACTCGCAGCCGATATCGTAGCGCGCCACCAAATACCTCCCCACCGGGTTGTCGGCCATGCGGACATCACTCCTGGGCGCAAGGTCGATCCGGGGCCGCGATTCCCGTGGAAAGTGCTGTACGAACAATACGGCGTGGGAGCATGGCCTGATGCGGAGGCCGTTGAGTACTACCGCAATCGCCGGCCATTCGACTGGAATTTCAGCGAACTACAGGCCAAGTTACTTGCGTACGGGTACGACACGCCGCAAAGCGGCATTTTCGACGCACAGACGAAGGATGTTGTCACAGCATTCCAGATGCACTTCCGCCCTACGCAATACGACGGTTTTCCTGATACCGAAACCGTCGCGATTCTCGATGCGCTCCTAGAAAAGTACTTCGGCCGCGACAACCCGCGATTGCGCGACACGATGGCGCCCGAGCCCAAATCAGGCGATCACCCCCTCGCGGGGAATTCGCAGGATGCGGGCCCGGCCGCCTAG